In Cololabis saira isolate AMF1-May2022 chromosome 4, fColSai1.1, whole genome shotgun sequence, one DNA window encodes the following:
- the LOC133442075 gene encoding GTPase IMAP family member 8-like encodes MSELRVVLLGNSWSERSSVANFILGETQFNAEDEPDRCVRVRGQSEDRELVLINTPDLLGLHISQHKLTEVIEDCVRLSAPGPHVFLLVLDAEGFTEEHKGKLCRVLQLFSDLRDQSFDHSLVLVSTPGAQSSGFMEKCLERVHLREIIRCRHMWKNNLQRSELLTMLTQTIQDHTGEHLSCDVFKEKDGSLTMKPKSEHRGPSLNLVLCGKRGAGKTSAAKAILGWRDLRSVSNSPVCVQNQGEVCGRRVSLVELPALGGKPPEEVMEESFKCVSLCEPEGVHAFVLVLPVAPLTDEDKRELQTIQNTFSSLVNDFTMILLTVDSDPTHPDVVNFVADNPDIWELRQGCGGRVMVLNIKDKQQFPQLLDAVGRIRSEEPRCFTKDMFTKVLMKRVVEQEKFQSEVNTLKPVVSVG; translated from the exons A TGTCTGAGCTGAGGGTGGTTCTGCTGGGGAACAGCTGGTCTGAGAGGAGTTCTGTCGCCAACTTCATCCTGGGAGAAACCCAGTTCAACGCCGAGGATGAGCCAGATCGGTGTGTGAGAGTCAGAGGACAGTCGGAGGACAGAGAACTAGTTCTCATCAACACTCCAGACCTGCTGGGTCTCCACATCTCTCAACACAAGCTTACAGAGGTTATAGAAGACTGTGTGAGGCTCTCTGCTCCTGGACCTCATGTGTTCCTGCTGGTTCTGGATGCTGAAGGTTTCACGGAGGAGCACAAGGGGAAGCTCTGCAGGGTCCTGCAGCTCTTCAGTGATCTCAGAGATCAGTCATTTGATCATTCACTGGTTCTGGTGTCCACACCTGGAGCACAGAGCTCCGGTTTCATGGAAAAGTGTCTGGAGAGGGTTCACCTGAGAGAGATCATCAGATGCCGACACATGTGGAAGAACAATCTCCAACGCTCAGAACTGTTGACTATGTTGACTCAAACCATCCAGGACCACACCGGAGAACATCTGAGCTGTGATGTCTTCAAGGAAAAGGATGGCAGTTTGACCATGAAACCCAAGTCTGAACACAGAGGACCCTCTTTAAACCTGGTTCTGTGTGGGAAGAGAGGAGCAGGGAAAACCTCGGCAGCCAAGGCCATTTTAGGTTGGAGAGACCTTCGTTCAGTGTCCAACTCACCAGTGTGTGTCCAGAATCAAGGGGAGGTGTGTGGACGTCGGGTTTCCCTGGTGGAGCTGCCTGCCTTGGGTGGAAAACCTCCAGAGGAAGTGATGGAGGAATCATTCAAGTGTGTCTCCCTCTGTGAACCTGAGGGCGTCCACGCCTTCGTCCTGGTCCTACCTGTGGCTCCACTCACCGATGAGGACAAGAGGGAGCTGCAGACCATCCAGAACACGTTCAGCTCTCTAGTCAATGACTTCACCATGATTCTGCTCACCGTGGACTCAGATCCTACCCATCCAGATGTTGTTAACTTTGTGGCGGACAATCCGGACATCTGGGAGCTCCGTCAGGGCTGTGGGGGGAGGGTCATGGTCCTCAACATCAAGGACAAGCAGCAGTTCCCACAGCTGCTGGATGCCGTGGGTCGCATCAGATCTGAAGAGCCCAGATGTTTTACCAAGGACATGTTCACCAAGGTTCTCATGAAGAGGGTTGTAGAGCAAGAAAAGTTCCAAAGTGAAGTGAACACCCTGAAACCTGTTGTCTCGGTTGGTTAA
- the clrn1 gene encoding clarin-1, with the protein MPDRQKRLLLSVCGVAALGCALTALVAAALPLWVRGSVLCRTGAELVNATGPELQQFLGELQYGLFHGTRTKQCGLGGRRDRFRVFPDLLSTVPVPLHVSVVFFCAVAAIFSCVAAIFFFFNAFGRPYETLQGPLGLYLWTCICGGSSFLVLVLFCCELKLHRLSERISNFGEENLVFQTFSEDLDRSFWLFLLVFLLQGLNAALTRLATGARLPFQNQNKTELDGGANDLMY; encoded by the exons ATGCCGGACCGGCAAAAGCGGCTCCTTCTCTCCGTGTGCGGCGTGGCGGCCCTGGGCTGCGCGCTCACGGCGCTCGTGGCCGCGGCGCTGCCGCTGTGGGTCCGCGGGTCGGTCCTGTGCCGGACCGGAGCCGAGCTGGTGAACGCCACCGGGCCGGAGCTGCAGCAGTTCCTGGGGGAGCTGCAGTACGGCCTGTTCCACGGAACCAGGACCAAGCAGTGCGGCCTGGGGGGCCGGCGGGACCGGTTCAGAG TCTTCCCAGACCTCCTCTCCACGGTTCCCGTCCCCCTCCACGTATCGGTGGTCTTCTTCTGCGCCGTGGCAGCGATCTTCTCCTGCGTGGCggccatcttcttcttcttcaacgCCTTCGGCCGACCGTACGAGACGCTGCAAGGCCCCCTGGGACTTTACCTGTGGACCTGCATCTGCG gtgggtccagtttcctggttctggttctgttctgcTGCGAGCTGAAGCTCCACCGTTTGTCGGAGCGAATCTCCAACTTCGGCGAGGAGAACTTGGTGTTCCAGACGTTCTCCGAGGATCTGGACCGCAGCTTCTGGCTCTTCCTGCTCGTCTTCCTGCTGCAGGGCCTCAACGCGGCGCTGACCCGGCTGGCCACCGGGGCCCGGCTCCccttccagaaccagaacaagacGGAGCTGGACGGGGGGGCCAACGACCTCATGTACTGA
- the tsen34 gene encoding tRNA-splicing endonuclease subunit Sen34, producing the protein MEAPPRGEEHRQEAEQQTEAPPPAVAVSRCGSAPLLWRVPDLKAVRSRGLVGALLGSLPRSPRQNLRLGRPLLLLPEEEELLREGAGPAAPAPPPHRQGGGAEPGQRYQEEQRRSYEEQRVLALEDRRLALTRALTSRETGESVTVETDPEARLEARLEALDRDFQFPPSALAVQLSTARAGLSCCPETRLFLRAERPIRGRDAPGSRYQVFRDLRGRGFFLTSAGKFGGDFLVYPGDPLRFHAHFIALVLDPDQPVPLLDLLAEARLGSNVKKTVLLCSPAPDGTVQYTSLQWSGMV; encoded by the exons atggaggcccCGCCCCGCGGGGAGGAGCATCGACAGGAAGCGGAGCAACAGactgaggccccgcccccggcgGTGGCCGTCAGCCGGTGTGGCTCCGCCCCCCTGCTGTGGCGGGTCCCGGACCTGAAGGCGGTCCGGTCCCGGGGCCTGGTGGGGGCCCTGCTGGGCTCGTTACCCAGAAGCCCCCGCCAAAACCTCCGTCTGGGCCgccctctgctgctgctgccggaggaggaggagctgctgagggagggggcggggcctgcagCCCCGGCTCCTCCCCCACACCGCCAG GGCGGGGGGGCGGAGCCGGGCCAGCGGTACCAGGAGGAGCAAAGGCGGAGCTACGAGGAGCAGAGGGTCCTGGCTCTGGAGGACCGGAGGCTGGCGCTGACCCGGGCTCTGACGTCACGGGAGACAGGAGAGAGCGTTACCGTGGAGACGG ACCCGGAGGCCCGTCTGGAGGCCCGTCTGGAGGCCctggaccgggacttccagttCCCCCCGTCAGCGCTGGCGGTCCAGCTGAGCACGGCGAGGGCGGGGCTTAGCTGCTGCCCCGAGACCCGCCTCTTCCTGCGGGCCGAGCGGCCAATCAGAGGCCGGGACGCCCCGGGATCCAGGTACCAGGTGTTCCGGGACCTGCGGGGGCGGGGCTTCTTCCTCACCTCGGCAGGGAAGTTCGGCggggacttcctggtttacccAG GCGACCCGCTGCGGTTCCACGCCCACTTCATCGCGCTGGTTCTGGACCCGGACCAGCCGGTCCccctgctggacctgctggcCGAGGCCCGGCTCGGCTCCAACGTCAAGAAGACGGTCCTGCTGTGTTCGCCGGCGCCGGACGGAACCGTCCAATACACGTCCCTGCAGTGGAGCGGGATGGTGTGA